A single Arthrobacter sp. ERGS1:01 DNA region contains:
- a CDS encoding ThuA domain-containing protein: protein MAEKLNILVWNEGVHELRNEPATIGDMYPNGMHGAIAEALGAHHPDATISTATLADPEHGLSEETLANTDVLLWWGHIAHDDVADEVVERVQRHVLGGMGLVALHSAHFAKIFTKLLGTTCSLKWRNEGERELVWTVKPSHPIAAGVESPIVIPEQEMYGELFDIPEPDDLIFISSFAGGEVFRSGVTFSRGKGRIFYFSPGDQEYPVYHHPQVQRVLANGVGWVAQPGRHRAQPVVTNPAREYFPN, encoded by the coding sequence GGAACGAAGGCGTCCATGAGCTCAGGAACGAACCGGCCACGATCGGTGACATGTACCCGAACGGCATGCACGGCGCCATCGCCGAGGCCTTGGGCGCCCACCACCCGGACGCCACCATCTCCACGGCCACGCTGGCCGATCCGGAGCACGGCCTGAGCGAGGAAACACTGGCCAACACCGACGTCCTGCTGTGGTGGGGGCACATCGCGCACGACGACGTCGCCGATGAAGTGGTGGAGCGGGTGCAGCGCCACGTCCTGGGCGGCATGGGCCTGGTGGCGCTCCACTCGGCGCACTTCGCCAAGATCTTCACGAAGCTGCTGGGCACCACGTGCTCGTTGAAGTGGCGCAATGAGGGAGAACGCGAGCTGGTGTGGACGGTCAAGCCGTCGCACCCCATCGCGGCCGGCGTCGAAAGCCCCATCGTCATCCCCGAACAGGAGATGTACGGGGAGCTCTTCGACATTCCGGAACCCGACGACCTGATCTTCATCAGCTCTTTTGCCGGGGGAGAGGTGTTCCGCTCCGGCGTGACGTTCTCGCGTGGGAAGGGCCGGATCTTCTACTTCAGCCCCGGCGACCAGGAGTACCCCGTGTACCACCACCCGCAGGTGCAGCGCGTGCTCGCCAACGGGGTGGGCTGGGTGGCCCAGCCCGGCCGGCACCGCGCCCAGCCCGTGGTGACGAACCCGGCCCGGGAATACTTCCCCAACTAG
- a CDS encoding TolB family protein, with protein sequence MARQLRDGQRAELWVIDVDTAAATLRLSSDTLLFEAPNWSPDGASLVLNGDGRLFRLGVDDGDLEEIALGGAGEINNDHVISPDGRTAYVSSEDGHIHAVPLGGSLGDSSQDDGGARRVTNDHGGGFRHYLHGVSPDGQLLAYIGLSVDGAGMVRTNVHTIPAAGGPDAQLTDDSFPDDGAEFSPDGQWIYFNSERGSAEPGHAQLFCLPAGGGTLEQLTFDERVNWFPHPSPDGTRIAYVSFPPGTLGHPADVDVVVRVLEADGTVRDLAHVFGGQGTMNVPSWDPTGRRIAIVAYPLQTLPPLESS encoded by the coding sequence ATGGCACGGCAGTTGCGGGACGGCCAGCGGGCCGAACTTTGGGTGATAGATGTGGACACAGCGGCGGCAACACTCCGGCTTAGCAGTGACACGCTGCTCTTCGAGGCGCCCAATTGGAGCCCGGACGGCGCTTCGTTGGTCCTCAACGGGGACGGCCGGCTGTTCCGCCTGGGCGTCGACGACGGCGATCTCGAGGAGATTGCCCTGGGTGGAGCCGGGGAGATCAACAATGACCACGTGATCAGCCCCGACGGGCGCACCGCCTACGTTTCCAGCGAGGACGGGCACATCCATGCCGTGCCCCTCGGCGGCTCGCTGGGCGACAGCTCCCAGGACGACGGCGGCGCCCGGCGCGTCACGAACGACCACGGCGGCGGATTCCGGCACTATCTGCACGGGGTCTCCCCGGACGGGCAGCTGCTGGCCTACATCGGGCTGTCCGTCGACGGTGCCGGGATGGTGCGGACCAACGTCCACACCATCCCGGCCGCCGGCGGTCCCGATGCCCAACTCACGGACGATTCTTTCCCCGACGACGGTGCCGAGTTTTCCCCCGACGGGCAGTGGATCTACTTCAACTCCGAACGCGGCTCCGCGGAACCGGGTCACGCACAGCTTTTTTGCCTGCCGGCCGGTGGCGGAACCCTCGAACAACTGACCTTCGACGAGCGGGTGAACTGGTTCCCGCACCCCTCACCGGACGGAACCCGGATTGCCTACGTCAGCTTCCCGCCGGGCACGCTGGGGCACCCGGCGGACGTCGACGTCGTCGTGCGTGTGCTGGAGGCGGACGGGACCGTGCGGGATTTGGCCCACGTGTTTGGCGGCCAGGGCACCATGAACGTCCCCAGCTGGGACCCGACCGGGCGCCGGATTGCGATTGTCGCCTACCCTCTCCAAACGCTCCCGCCACTCGAAAGCTCGTGA
- a CDS encoding IS3 family transposase (programmed frameshift) → MDSRSSLSARQRVAAIGLFEEGFGYGAVSSRLQVSRDACKRLEQRFKIWGRAALDRRPAVPAYSFEFKIKVVRQFLAAEATSTELAQLYHLSSPKLVQSWVRRYRQDGEDALKPRPRGRPHTAVDQLPTEVSELEKLRLENQRLQAENAYLKKVPGPEEPTTALKVSAVIALRASHPLPLLLAAAGLPRSTFFHRQAALTAPDRHAELRARIHEVFTEAKGRYGHRRIHAFLRRQGWQVAKKTVLKLMRAENLVCKVRSSRRRYSSYKGQVGKIAENLLKRQFVTAAPNLTWVTDVTEFKVADRKVYLSPVMDLFDRSVVSFAVSESPNTAFTNRSLSEAISTLGPGEAPMVHSDQGFQYQHASWQKLLSNAGMTQSMSRKGNCLDNSVMENFFGHLKEEMFHHQEHTSPESFITELEDYIRWYNKDRISLTLECLSPMEYRAQALAT, encoded by the exons ATGGATTCGCGGAGTTCGTTGAGTGCTCGGCAGCGGGTTGCTGCCATAGGGTTGTTCGAGGAAGGCTTCGGCTATGGTGCGGTTTCTTCTCGGCTGCAGGTCAGCAGGGATGCCTGTAAGCGCTTGGAGCAACGTTTCAAGATTTGGGGTAGGGCCGCTTTGGATAGACGACCGGCTGTGCCAGCGTATTCATTTGAGTTCAAGATCAAGGTGGTTCGTCAGTTCCTCGCTGCTGAAGCAACATCGACGGAACTGGCCCAGTTGTATCACTTGAGTTCGCCGAAACTCGTTCAAAGCTGGGTTCGGCGGTATCGCCAGGACGGTGAGGACGCTCTCAAGCCCCGGCCGAGGGGCCGCCCACACACCGCCGTGGACCAATTGCCTACCGAGGTTAGCGAGCTTGAGAAGCTGCGCCTTGAGAACCAGCGGTTGCAGGCCGAGAATGCCTACCTAAAAAAAGTAC CGGGCCCTGAGGAACCAACCACCGCGTTGAAGGTTAGCGCCGTGATCGCCCTCAGGGCCTCTCACCCCTTGCCCCTGCTCCTGGCCGCGGCCGGGCTGCCCCGCTCTACGTTCTTCCACCGCCAGGCCGCGCTCACGGCCCCTGACCGGCACGCAGAACTCCGTGCCCGGATCCACGAGGTCTTCACCGAGGCCAAGGGCCGCTACGGGCACCGACGCATCCATGCGTTCCTGCGCCGCCAGGGATGGCAGGTGGCGAAGAAGACCGTGTTAAAGCTGATGCGCGCCGAGAATCTGGTCTGCAAGGTCCGCAGCAGTCGCCGCAGGTATTCCTCCTACAAGGGCCAGGTCGGCAAGATCGCTGAAAACCTACTCAAGCGCCAGTTCGTCACCGCGGCACCGAACCTGACGTGGGTGACCGATGTGACCGAGTTCAAGGTCGCGGACCGCAAGGTCTACCTCTCCCCGGTCATGGACCTGTTCGACCGCTCCGTGGTCTCCTTCGCGGTCTCCGAGTCGCCCAACACGGCCTTCACCAACCGATCGCTCAGCGAGGCGATCAGCACTCTGGGACCGGGTGAGGCACCAATGGTGCACTCGGACCAAGGATTCCAGTACCAACACGCCAGCTGGCAGAAGCTGCTCAGCAACGCCGGCATGACCCAATCGATGTCCCGCAAGGGCAATTGCCTGGATAACTCAGTGATGGAGAACTTCTTCGGACACTTAAAAGAAGAGATGTTCCACCACCAAGAACACACCAGCCCCGAAAGCTTCATCACTGAACTCGAGGACTACATCCGCTGGTACAACAAAGACCGCATCTCGTTAACACTCGAGTGCCTGAGCCCGATGGAATACCGGGCCCAGGCACTCGCTACCTAG
- a CDS encoding S1C family serine protease: MVTPQPAPWFKRHRTASLVSGAAALALVAGAAGGVAGGQLTRSNAPAAAASGTCDAVQVAATVLPTIVTVSIQNGPASGVGSGVILRPDGHILTNNHVISAAANGGQIDVVFSDGHSATAQLVGRDPKSDLAVLKVTAPKPLPSIALGDSTAVLVGQPVVALGAPLGLSSTVTGGIVSALGRNVPVPSDNGATATLVGAIQTDASINPGNSGGALVNCAGKLVGINTAIATVPTDGGAAGGGSVGIGFAVPINLAARIAGQLIDTGKVAYPYFGLAAAPLPPSAAARFGVENGLYLQSVAPGGPAAAAGLRAGDVITHLDGAPAADTGVLATITLARKAGDKVTVSYVRDGVGASTTITLGAIP; encoded by the coding sequence ATGGTCACCCCCCAGCCAGCCCCATGGTTCAAGCGGCACCGGACGGCATCGCTCGTCTCGGGCGCTGCAGCGCTGGCCCTCGTGGCCGGGGCGGCGGGAGGGGTGGCCGGAGGGCAGCTGACCCGCTCGAACGCTCCCGCGGCAGCGGCGTCGGGGACGTGCGACGCCGTTCAGGTCGCCGCCACCGTGTTACCCACGATCGTGACCGTGTCCATCCAAAACGGGCCGGCGAGCGGGGTTGGCAGCGGGGTCATCCTGCGCCCGGACGGGCATATCCTGACGAACAACCACGTCATCTCGGCCGCGGCCAACGGCGGGCAGATCGACGTGGTGTTCAGTGACGGCCACAGCGCCACCGCCCAGCTGGTGGGGCGCGACCCGAAGTCCGATCTTGCCGTCCTGAAGGTGACCGCCCCCAAGCCGCTGCCCAGTATCGCCCTGGGCGATTCCACCGCCGTTTTGGTGGGCCAGCCCGTGGTGGCGCTCGGCGCTCCATTGGGCCTTTCCAGCACCGTCACCGGTGGCATTGTCAGCGCCCTGGGCCGTAATGTTCCCGTTCCCAGCGACAACGGCGCAACAGCCACGCTGGTCGGCGCCATCCAAACCGATGCCTCCATCAACCCCGGCAATTCCGGCGGCGCCCTGGTCAACTGCGCGGGCAAACTGGTGGGCATCAACACCGCCATAGCCACCGTGCCAACTGACGGTGGCGCGGCCGGCGGCGGCAGCGTTGGCATCGGCTTTGCGGTGCCCATTAACCTGGCGGCCCGCATCGCCGGCCAGCTCATCGACACCGGCAAGGTCGCCTACCCGTACTTTGGGCTAGCCGCCGCCCCGCTGCCGCCCAGCGCGGCCGCCCGGTTCGGTGTCGAGAACGGGCTGTACCTGCAATCGGTGGCTCCGGGCGGTCCCGCGGCAGCGGCCGGGCTGCGCGCAGGCGACGTCATCACACATCTCGACGGAGCGCCGGCGGCAGACACTGGAGTGCTCGCCACAATCACCCTGGCCCGCAAAGCCGGGGACAAGGTGACGGTTAGCTACGTCCGCGACGGTGTCGGCGCCTCCACCACCATCACCCTCGGAGCCATACCCTAG
- a CDS encoding DsbA family oxidoreductase has translation MKIEIWSDVACPWCYIGKRRFETALNAFPHKDSVDVQWRSYQLDPTIPEHYDGTELSYLSERKGMDPAQVAGMFTHVTEQAKGEGLDYKFDDVVVANSFNAHQLLHLAAAHGKGDVIKEALLSAHFEHGEDIGSREFLVRVGATAGLDAAEINEALDTDKYADDVRNDFAEARALGVSGVPFFVIDRKYGISGAQPAELFTQALEEAWKEANPLTMVSTGGSDAEVCGPDGCAI, from the coding sequence ATGAAGATTGAGATCTGGTCCGATGTGGCCTGCCCCTGGTGCTACATTGGCAAGCGCCGTTTTGAAACCGCCCTGAACGCGTTCCCGCACAAGGACTCCGTGGACGTGCAGTGGCGCAGCTACCAGCTGGACCCCACCATCCCCGAGCACTACGACGGCACCGAGCTGAGCTACCTCAGCGAGCGCAAGGGCATGGACCCGGCGCAGGTCGCCGGCATGTTCACCCACGTCACCGAGCAGGCCAAGGGCGAGGGCCTGGACTACAAGTTCGACGACGTCGTGGTCGCCAACAGCTTCAACGCCCACCAGCTGCTGCACCTGGCCGCCGCCCACGGGAAGGGCGACGTCATCAAGGAAGCCCTGCTGTCCGCCCACTTTGAGCACGGCGAGGACATTGGCAGCCGCGAGTTCCTGGTGCGCGTTGGCGCAACGGCCGGCCTGGATGCCGCTGAAATCAACGAGGCCCTCGACACCGACAAGTACGCCGACGACGTCCGCAACGACTTCGCCGAGGCCCGCGCGTTGGGCGTGAGCGGCGTACCGTTCTTCGTCATCGACCGCAAGTACGGCATCTCCGGCGCCCAGCCGGCCGAACTGTTCACGCAGGCCCTCGAGGAGGCGTGGAAGGAAGCCAACCCGCTGACCATGGTCAGCACGGGCGGCTCCGACGCCGAGGTGTGCGGCCCCGACGGCTGCGCCATCTAG
- the aceB gene encoding malate synthase A — MNSPISINGITLNAQPIPRQEEILTPEALDFIAALNRTTTARRHDLLAARHTRRRQILSGSDPRFLSHTSPIREDPNWRVAPPAPGLEDRRVEITGPVDAKMTINALNSGAKVWLADMEDASTPTWGNVIRGQLNLIDALERRIDFTSAEGKEYRLAPAEDLPTIVVRPRGWHLPEKHLLINGKPMAGGVVDFGLFFFHNARRLIAQGKGPYFYLPKIENHLEARLWNDIFIQAQDLLGIPQGTIRATVLIETITAAFEMEEILYELRDHAAGLNAGRWDYLFSVIKNFRTRGPRFVLPDRNQITMTAPFMRAYTEQLVRACHRRGAMAIGGMAAFVPNRRDPEANANAMAKVRADKTREADDGFDGSWVAHPDLVPVAMEVFDAVLGWNPNQLNRLREDVEPDDRALLNIAGTEGRITEAGIRDNIWVGIQYIESWLRGHGAVALNNLMEDAATAEISRSQIWQWIHSQAITDQGELITFDWVTEMLAEEFGRLPRFDGDRFDDALEIFETVALGEEFPPFLTLTAYTNYLHETPERATGRARELAAA, encoded by the coding sequence ATGAACTCACCCATCAGCATCAACGGCATCACCTTGAACGCGCAGCCCATCCCCCGCCAGGAGGAAATCCTCACCCCCGAGGCCCTGGATTTCATCGCAGCCCTGAACCGCACGACGACGGCGCGCCGCCATGACCTGCTGGCCGCCCGCCACACGCGCCGCCGCCAGATCCTCAGCGGCAGCGACCCCCGCTTCCTCAGCCACACCTCCCCCATCCGGGAGGACCCCAACTGGCGGGTGGCCCCGCCGGCGCCCGGGCTGGAGGACCGCCGCGTGGAAATCACCGGCCCGGTCGATGCGAAGATGACCATCAACGCACTGAACTCCGGCGCCAAGGTCTGGCTGGCCGACATGGAAGACGCCTCCACACCCACCTGGGGCAATGTGATCCGCGGGCAGCTGAACCTCATCGACGCCCTGGAACGCCGCATCGACTTCACGAGCGCCGAAGGCAAGGAATACCGCCTGGCTCCCGCGGAGGATCTGCCCACCATCGTGGTCCGCCCGCGCGGCTGGCACCTGCCGGAAAAGCACCTGCTCATCAACGGCAAGCCGATGGCCGGCGGAGTGGTCGACTTCGGCCTGTTCTTCTTCCACAACGCCCGCCGGCTGATCGCCCAGGGCAAGGGACCCTACTTCTACCTGCCGAAGATCGAAAACCACCTCGAGGCCCGCCTCTGGAACGACATTTTCATCCAAGCCCAGGACCTGCTCGGCATCCCGCAGGGCACCATCCGTGCCACAGTCCTGATCGAAACCATCACGGCCGCCTTTGAAATGGAGGAGATCCTCTACGAACTGCGCGACCATGCCGCGGGCCTGAACGCCGGCCGCTGGGACTACCTGTTCTCCGTAATCAAGAACTTCCGCACCCGGGGCCCGCGCTTTGTGCTCCCGGACCGCAACCAGATCACCATGACGGCACCGTTCATGCGCGCCTACACCGAACAGCTGGTGCGCGCCTGCCACCGCCGCGGCGCCATGGCCATTGGCGGCATGGCCGCGTTCGTGCCCAACCGCCGGGATCCGGAGGCCAATGCCAACGCGATGGCCAAGGTCCGGGCGGACAAAACCCGGGAGGCCGACGACGGCTTTGACGGCTCCTGGGTGGCGCACCCGGACCTGGTCCCCGTCGCCATGGAGGTCTTCGACGCCGTCCTGGGCTGGAACCCGAACCAGCTCAACCGGCTGCGCGAGGACGTCGAACCCGACGACAGGGCCCTGCTGAACATTGCCGGCACGGAAGGCCGGATCACCGAAGCGGGCATCCGCGACAACATCTGGGTGGGCATCCAGTACATCGAGTCCTGGCTGCGCGGCCACGGCGCCGTCGCCCTGAACAACCTCATGGAGGACGCCGCCACCGCGGAAATCTCCCGCTCGCAGATCTGGCAGTGGATCCACAGCCAGGCCATCACCGACCAAGGCGAACTCATCACCTTCGACTGGGTCACCGAAATGCTGGCGGAGGAGTTCGGCAGGCTGCCCCGCTTCGATGGCGACAGGTTCGACGACGCCCTGGAGATCTTCGAGACGGTGGCCCTCGGCGAGGAATTCCCGCCTTTCCTGACGCTCACGGCCTACACGAACTACCTGCACGAGACGCCCGAACGGGCCACCGGCAGGGCGCGCGAACTGGCCGCCGCCTAA
- the aceA gene encoding isocitrate lyase — MTEAFEPATTPEQNNVDAAAALELEWAANPRWDGTERSYSAGDVVKLRGRVMEEQTLARRGSEKLWDQLRNAGPEGYTNALGALTGNQAVQQVKAGLKAIYLSGWQVAADANTSGNTYPDQSLYPVNSVPTVVRRINNALLRADQIEFSEGKQSVEDWLVPIVADAEAGFGGPLNAYELMKSMIGAGAAGVHWEDQLASEKKCGHLGGKVLIPTAQHVRTLNAARLAADVAGVPSVIVARTDAEAATLITSDVDDRDKPFITGERTAEGFYNVRNGIEPCIARGLAYAPYADLIWMETGTPDLEHAKKFADGIRAQFPDQMLAYNCSPSFNWKKHLDDATIAKFQRELGAMGFKFQFITLAGFHALNYSMFDLAHGYARDGMSAYVELQEREFGAEERGYTATKHQREVGTGYFDLVASALNPNSGTLALAGSTEAQQFH, encoded by the coding sequence ATGACTGAAGCATTTGAACCCGCAACGACGCCGGAGCAGAACAACGTTGACGCCGCGGCCGCCCTCGAACTTGAATGGGCCGCCAACCCCCGCTGGGACGGCACCGAACGCAGCTACTCGGCCGGTGATGTCGTGAAGCTCCGCGGCCGGGTCATGGAGGAACAAACCCTGGCCCGCCGCGGCTCCGAAAAGCTCTGGGACCAGCTGCGCAACGCCGGCCCCGAGGGCTACACGAACGCACTCGGCGCGCTGACCGGCAACCAGGCCGTGCAGCAAGTCAAGGCCGGGCTGAAGGCCATCTACCTCTCCGGCTGGCAGGTTGCCGCCGACGCCAACACCTCCGGCAACACCTATCCCGATCAGTCCCTGTACCCCGTCAACTCGGTACCCACAGTGGTCCGGCGCATCAACAACGCACTGCTGCGGGCGGACCAGATCGAATTCTCCGAAGGCAAGCAATCCGTGGAGGACTGGCTGGTACCAATCGTGGCCGACGCCGAGGCCGGCTTTGGCGGGCCGCTGAACGCCTACGAGCTCATGAAGTCCATGATCGGCGCCGGCGCGGCCGGCGTGCACTGGGAGGACCAGCTGGCCAGCGAGAAGAAGTGCGGCCACCTCGGCGGGAAGGTCTTGATCCCCACGGCCCAGCATGTCCGCACGCTGAACGCCGCACGGCTCGCGGCCGACGTCGCCGGCGTCCCCTCTGTTATTGTTGCCCGTACGGACGCCGAGGCCGCCACCCTGATCACCTCCGACGTTGACGACCGCGACAAGCCTTTCATCACAGGAGAGCGCACCGCGGAAGGTTTCTACAATGTGCGCAACGGGATCGAACCGTGCATTGCCCGCGGCCTGGCGTACGCTCCGTATGCCGACCTCATCTGGATGGAAACCGGCACCCCGGACCTAGAACACGCGAAGAAGTTTGCCGACGGCATCCGCGCGCAGTTCCCCGACCAGATGCTGGCCTACAACTGTTCGCCGTCGTTCAACTGGAAAAAGCATTTGGACGACGCCACGATCGCCAAGTTCCAACGTGAACTCGGCGCCATGGGCTTCAAGTTCCAGTTCATCACCCTGGCTGGCTTCCATGCCCTGAACTACTCGATGTTTGACCTCGCCCACGGTTACGCCCGGGACGGGATGAGCGCCTACGTCGAACTGCAGGAGCGCGAATTTGGCGCTGAAGAACGCGGCTACACCGCAACCAAGCACCAGCGCGAAGTGGGCACAGGCTACTTCGACCTGGTGGCGAGCGCGCTGAACCCAAACAGCGGCACCCTCGCATTGGCAGGCTCCACCGAGGCCCAGCAGTTCCACTAA